The sequence GTCTGCCCTTCTCTACTATAAGGTATTGAGAATTGATCTaatgaattaaaattattaattgacATATCCAGATACGTCAAAACGATCGCTTGGCTGTCAGCAAGTTGGTTGGTACCTTGACGAGGGGAGCTGTCCGCTCTCCTTTGGCCCAGTGTCTATTGATACGATACACCAGTCAGGTTTGtccttatattttatataatatgatatatcGGTGAAAGTCTTTATGTGATATCCAACTATAGTCTCTACTATTCAGATAATCCGAGATATGTCCAACCACGGCCAGTCTGGGGAACGTCCATTCTATGATTTCTTGGAGAGTTGTCTGCGGCATAAGGCAGAAATGGTGATCCTTGAGGCTGCCAGGGCTATCACTGAGCTTGACGGTGTGACAAGCCGAGAACTGACTCCAGCAATCACTGTGCTCCAGCTCTTCTTGAGTTCCCCTAAACCAGTGCTGAGATTTGCTGCTGTTCGGACTCTTAACAAGGTGACAATACATCTCAATAAAAGTATTCTCTTTAATTCCTGACAAACACTGAAAGCTtgtttctgagttttttttaatatagcctcataattgttttttatcgAGGATAACGAGATACTACACAGGCATTGAAAACTCTTCTCTTTACACTAAATGGAGGTTTGAACTATACACAGGTTGCAATGACTCATCCCATGGCTGTCACCAACTGCAACATTGATATGGAAAGTTTAATTTCTGATCAGAATAGAAGTATTGCTACACTTGCTATTACCACACTCCTGAAGACAGGGAATGAATCTAGTGTGGAACGGTTGATGAAGCAGATAACTAATTTCATGTCAGATATTGCCGATGAGTTCAAAATTGTGGTTGTGGATGCCATAAGATCATTGTGTTTGAAATTTCCACTGAAGTATAGATCACTGTAAGTGCAGTTGTTATTAGTAGTTTCGGTATGTAGCATAACTACTTTTTCTGACGACTTCAAGATGTTTAGACTTTTATTCGACCCTGGTATATTACAAATCTGCCTCGCCCTTTTGGATTTGTAGGATGAACTTCTTAAGCAACATTCTTAGAGAAGAAGGTGGATTTGAGTATAAAAGGGCAATTGTAGATTCCATCGTAACCATTATCAGAGATATTCCAGATGCAAAGGAAAATGGATTGCTCCATCTTTGCGAGTTCATTGAAGATTGTGAATTCACATACCTTTCAACACAGGTAATTGTTTTTTGACATCTTTAGTCTAGCATTATAATTGAAGTggtttatgttttctttgttatcTAAATACCTTTATCCTGTTTCTTGCGTAGATCCTTCATTTCCTGGGAATTGAAGGGCCAAACACCTCAGATCCAAGCAAGTATATCCGGTATATTTATAACCGTGTGCACTTGGAGAACGCAACTGTGCGAGCTGCTGCTGTTTGCACACTTGCAAAGTTTGGGTTTATGGTTGAAGCATTGAAGGTATAGTAGTTATCTTATTTAGCATCATTAAattttggttcttgtttatcATCCTTGGTTGCTGACAAAGATAAATATCAATAAATGTCTTGCAGCCCCGGATTACTGTCTTGCTGAAGCGCTGCATTTATGACAGTGATGACGAGGTTTGTGACTAGTCCTATTGACAACTGATGACTATATTGTATCTCATTGTGTACCGGTTGCATTAGTTTACATGGATTTCTCTGTGTGCATGCAAGCTTCTTTTCTTAGTAGAGACACGAATTTCTGTTTAATAGTGCCTTTAATATGAGTTTTTCCTCTTTTGTATCTTCAGGTTCGTGATAGAGCAACACTCTTTCTGAGTGTACTTGGTAATGATGGCCTCGTTGGCACTGACAATGATAgcatatcatttttatttggttCCCTGGAGGCCCCTCTT comes from Camelina sativa cultivar DH55 chromosome 19, Cs, whole genome shotgun sequence and encodes:
- the LOC104708817 gene encoding coatomer subunit gamma → MVQPVSEGILTDSAYIRQNDRLAVSKLVGTLTRGAVRSPLAQCLLIRYTSQIIRDMSNHGQSGERPFYDFLESCLRHKAEMVILEAARAITELDGVTSRELTPAITVLQLFLSSPKPVLRFAAVRTLNKVAMTHPMAVTNCNIDMESLISDQNRSIATLAITTLLKTGNESSVERLMKQITNFMSDIADEFKIVVVDAIRSLCLKFPLKYRSLMNFLSNILREEGGFEYKRAIVDSIVTIIRDIPDAKENGLLHLCEFIEDCEFTYLSTQILHFLGIEGPNTSDPSKYIRYIYNRVHLENATVRAAAVCTLAKFGFMVEALKPRITVLLKRCIYDSDDEVRDRATLFLSVLGNDGLVGTDNDSISFLFGSLEAPLVNMETSLKNYEPSEEAFDVDSVPKEVKSQPLAEKKAKGKKPTGLGAPPPALVSGFDAYERILSSIPEFATFGKLFKSSSPVELTEAETEYSVNVVKHIFESHVVFQYNCTNTVPEQLLERVNVIVDASEAEEFSELSSKPLNSLPYDSPGQTFVAFEKPEGVPAVGKFSNTLTFIVKEVEQSTGEPLDDGVEDEYQLEDLEVVAADYMVNVRVSNFRNAWENMDEENELVDEYGLGPRDSLGEAVKAVTDLLGMQSCEGTETVASNARSHTSLLSAQKKL